One window of Lytechinus variegatus isolate NC3 chromosome 2, Lvar_3.0, whole genome shotgun sequence genomic DNA carries:
- the LOC121407998 gene encoding alpha-crystallin B chain-like isoform X2, whose product MERKVVTKHSSSRRRFTDDGGWDHQPMPSRLGLEQRFGDVVHFEDDFGDFPAHPSSSQYYVTSRPTTAMVPSRRMEVASMPPMRMGRTPIPVSTGDVMMTDTDFKVAVDVSNFDPEDIEIKIVDTELTVHGKHMEKQDDHGKISREFTRRYTLPPDVDPTTVTSSLGQDGILAIQAPRNPPKPKNQNIPIKVESKPAIGGAKK is encoded by the exons ATGGAAAGGAAAGTGGTCACTAAGCACAGTAG TTCTCGACGTCGATTCACCGACGACGGCGGATGGGATCATCAACCAATGCCTAGTCGACTCGGTCTCGAGCAACGCTTCGGCGACGTCGTTCATTTCGAGGACGACTTCGGGGACTTCCCGGCTCACCCGAGTTCTTCGCAGTACTACGTGACATCGAGGCCGACGACGGCGATGGTGCCTTCGAGGAGGATGGAGGTCGCCAGCATGCCTCCGATGAGGATGGGGAGGACACCCATTCCCGTGTCGACGGGGGATGTCATGATGACGGACACCGACTTCAAAGTGGCTGTCGACGTCAGTAACTTTGACCCGGAGGACATCGAaatcaag ATCGTTGATACCGAACTCACGGTGCACGGCAAGCACATGGAAAAACAGGACGACCACGGCAAGATCTCCCGGGAGTTTACCCGTCGCTATACCCTCCCGCCCGATGTCGACCCTACCACTGTGACGTCATCGTTGGGCCAAGATGGCATCCTGGCTATTCAAGCTCCCCGCAATCCTCCCAAACCGAAGAACCAAAACATCCCCATCAAGGTTGAGAGTAAGCCAGCCATCGGAGGGGCTAAGAAGTAA
- the LOC121407998 gene encoding alpha-crystallin B chain-like isoform X1 produces the protein MALRRDPYNYSYSSRRRFTDDGGWDHQPMPSRLGLEQRFGDVVHFEDDFGDFPAHPSSSQYYVTSRPTTAMVPSRRMEVASMPPMRMGRTPIPVSTGDVMMTDTDFKVAVDVSNFDPEDIEIKIVDTELTVHGKHMEKQDDHGKISREFTRRYTLPPDVDPTTVTSSLGQDGILAIQAPRNPPKPKNQNIPIKVESKPAIGGAKK, from the exons ATGGCCTTACGACGAGATCCTTACAATTATTCTTACAGTTCTCGACGTCGATTCACCGACGACGGCGGATGGGATCATCAACCAATGCCTAGTCGACTCGGTCTCGAGCAACGCTTCGGCGACGTCGTTCATTTCGAGGACGACTTCGGGGACTTCCCGGCTCACCCGAGTTCTTCGCAGTACTACGTGACATCGAGGCCGACGACGGCGATGGTGCCTTCGAGGAGGATGGAGGTCGCCAGCATGCCTCCGATGAGGATGGGGAGGACACCCATTCCCGTGTCGACGGGGGATGTCATGATGACGGACACCGACTTCAAAGTGGCTGTCGACGTCAGTAACTTTGACCCGGAGGACATCGAaatcaag ATCGTTGATACCGAACTCACGGTGCACGGCAAGCACATGGAAAAACAGGACGACCACGGCAAGATCTCCCGGGAGTTTACCCGTCGCTATACCCTCCCGCCCGATGTCGACCCTACCACTGTGACGTCATCGTTGGGCCAAGATGGCATCCTGGCTATTCAAGCTCCCCGCAATCCTCCCAAACCGAAGAACCAAAACATCCCCATCAAGGTTGAGAGTAAGCCAGCCATCGGAGGGGCTAAGAAGTAA